A genome region from Oncorhynchus gorbuscha isolate QuinsamMale2020 ecotype Even-year linkage group LG26, OgorEven_v1.0, whole genome shotgun sequence includes the following:
- the LOC124015453 gene encoding glial fibrillary acidic protein-like produces the protein MSYGSDFNSASSYRKMFGESPRYSSSPSRMSNASLRSGGYRSHSQSRSMGSNLGSSFHQKRSSGRSYSQMPMPMENLDFAQSTVLNNEFKIIRTNEKEQMMGLNDRFAMFIDKVRNLEQQNKVLETELVTLRQRQTEPSRLADLYQQEIRELRSQLDEVNGEKSQILIERDNIEEDLQKLRGKYDDEYRLREEAEQTLKAFKKDVDDATMVRLDLEKKVESLLDEINFMRKVHEEEVAELMNMIQAAQVSVEMEVSKPDLTSALKEIRGQYESMASKNLQSAEEWYKSKFVDLNEQATRSQEAMRASREELNEFRRQLQSKTIEIESLRGTNESLERQLNEMEERHNQEIGQYQDNMAEMDNDLRTTKSEMARHLREYQDLLNVKMALDIEIAAYRKLLEGEETRIGTGITFSSPSMNMRSSEMRSSEMRSFGMRSSNMTSSGDVDLPSMGSYNQTTRYTTISGGSQKDEGKDQEDGQSKSGKGSNDGDQKGSSDANQKN, from the exons ATGAGCTACGGATCTGACTTCAATTCCGCTTCTTCCTACCGAAAGATGTTCGGGGAGTCTCCCCGTTACTCCAGCTCTCCTTCCCGGATGAGCAATGCCTCTTTACGCAGTGGCGGTTACCGGTCCCACTCTCAGTCCCGGAGCATGGGCTCTAACCTGGGCTCCTCTTTCCACCAAAAGAGGTCCTCTGGCCGGTCCTACTCGCAGATGCCCATGCCGATGGAGAACTTGGATTTCGCCCAGAGCACGGTGCTCAACAATGAGTTCAAAATCATCCGCACCAACGAGAAGGAGCAGATGATGGGGCTCAATGACCGCTTTGCCATGTTCATCGACAAGGTTCGCAACTTGGAACAGCAGAACAAGGTGCTCGAGACCGAGCTGGTGACCCTGCGTCAGAGGCAGACTGAGCCCTCGCGCCTGGCGGACCTGTACCAGCAGGAGATCCGCGAGCTGCGCTCCCAGCTCGATGAGGTGAACGGCGAGAAGTCCCAGATCCTCATCGAGCGTGACAACATCGAGGAGGACCTGCAGAAGCTCCGCGGCAAATACGATGACGAGTACCGCCTGCGGGAGGAAGCCGAGCAGACCCTCAAGGCGTTCAAGAAGGACGTGGACGACGCCACCATGGTGCGTTTAGACCTGGAGAAGAAGGTAGAATCGCTCCTCGACGAGATCAACTTCATGAGGAAGGTGCACGAGGAGGAGGTGGCCGAGCTTATGAACATGATCCAAGCCGCCCAGGTGTCCGTGGAGATGGAGGTCTCCAAACCTGACCTCACCTCTGCCCTGAAGGAGATTCGAGGCCAGTACGAGTCCATGGCCTCAAAGAACCTCCAGTCCGCCGAGGAGTGGTACAAGTCGAAGTTCGTTGACCTCAATGAGCAGGCCACCCGTAGCCAGGAGGCGATGCGCGCCAGCCGGGAGGAACTCAACGAGTTCCGGAGGCAGCTCCAGTCCAAGACCATCGAGATTGAGAGCCTGAGGGGAACCAACGAGTCCCTGGAAAGGCAGCTCAACGAGATGGAGGAGAGGCACAACCAGGAGATTGGCCAGTACCAG GACAACATGGCCGAGATGGACAATGACCTGAGGACCACTAAGAGCGAGATGGCTCGTCACCTGCGGGAGTACCAGGACCTGCTGAATGTCAAGATGGCACTGGATATTGAAATTGCTGCATACAG gaAACTCCTGGAAGGGGAAGAGACTCGCATCGGCACAGGCATCACCTTCTCCAGCCCCAGCATGAACATGAGGTCCTCCGAGATGAGGTCCTCCGAGATGAGGTCCTTCGGGATGAGGTCCTCCAACATGACCTCCTCCGGCGACGTAGACTTGCCCAGCATGGGCAGCTACAACCAGACCACCAGGTACACCACCATCTCTGGAGGATCCCAGAAGGACGAGGGAAAGGACCAGGAGGATGGGCAGAGCAAGTCTGGCAAGGGGTCCAACGACGGAGACCAGAAGGGGTCCAGCGACGCCAACCAGAAGAACTAG